CAACTTTGATGAGTCCAAACTTATTTTAAAagaggtccgaggaggaatgcctcctcggacGTGCCAAATATGGACCAAACGTGCACCCTATCCATAATAAGGAATCACTCCAATGAATATTGGTAGTAAGGATGAGCCTCACAAAGccgagagaaggaagagagtaCAGGATGTCTAGGGGGAAACCACAATTGCCGCATTAAATGGAGGGAAGCTACTTTTCtgactgcattaatgtggagaggacaagcgaacagtgttaccttggccactacaactcacagaaaggtagggtagatgtccgatgggacgggcactcaagtgatagttcagatgatcaacaagtgtaaggttctgaTTACTTTAAGGAGGCTACATAAGAGAAGGGcatccccatgaagaggggatcgaaaaaaaggagaaagaaagaaggagagatagagagagaaagaatataGCCTTTAATCAGGAACAGAAGTGCACCCACACGTCTCCTCGGACCAAACATCCAATGGATATAAAGGAGGTATTCTTACGTTCAAATCGCTGCATGGCCCAAAATTAACTAACACTCACTTCGTTAAGGCCTAGTTCTataacccgctctctacaaattcattttcAAGGGCTCTTTGGGCCAGAATCACCTACCTGTTGGGCCTAAGCCCCAAAAATTGACCCTACATGAAtgataagagtttttttttttttttttttttttagtttctcttCCTTCATCTGCATCCAAACACAATAGTAGTAGAAAATTAGCAATAAAGCCCACCACTACACTCCAGGTACACATCCGCCCAAGatacaaaattcaaaaccccTATACTTTAGCAGCCATAAACCTGCGTACATTTTGCCAATTTACAACCTAATAACGTCTATCTctcattctttttcaaattgGGCAGATTCAGTTTCAGCTCTTTATCCTATTCTTTTATCTTTAACAATTCAGCaaaataatttacacaattccCACGGCTTTTCAGGTTCTATCTTCAACATCTGTAATCTAAatcaagggagtcaataccgtaccggaggctgtACCAATTTGGCcagcggtacgatatatttcgaaTACTGGTCAAtgccggtgtaccgtttcgggtttaccgctattatatatatatatatatatatatatatatgtgtgtgtgtgtgtgtagggacacgattttagtTGACCCAATCCTTGTTGGTCAAGTCTTGGCCCAAaaagtcccacacaatgaattttttgtagagtatgggctaaagAACTTGGTTCCAGTTGGCTTAAACGGTTTGTTGCATTGGCTCAGGAGATAcagaaacaagaacaaaaggAGGTAGCAGTGAAAAGAGATCTTTCTCAGATGATAAGGTCTCAAACTTGATGAATGGGCACAAATTCATGCAAATGAAATTTCTCTACAATGTTCTCTCCTCTTTTTCTCTCCGTTTTTCTCGTCTCCTTCTCTTGGGGGACTTCTACATATTATATAGACTCTCTCCTATCATCTGGGCTTtatacttgttgatcatccaaacccctacttgagcacctgtcccatcagacacccttatcaattctttgtgagttgcaatGACCatggtagcactgttcaggggtcttctctttATTAATGcagccaggagagtagttgtggtgcatttaatgtggtggtgacagcctttgctgagatattttgggtttcctttctttttacgtgCTTGGAGGGAGAACTACAGTAGCTGGAACGCACCTTTGACCTGGATTTTGGAATGTTcaaggaggaattactcctcagACATGTTCTCTTTGACCCAGTGGGTCTAAATAAGGATTCTGGACCACGATGTCTCCTTGGACGGATTGGTCCTCGGACGGGCTCGGGGCCCAGTCAACCTATTATTCTGGGccgatccccacaatagcccttaAAAACTCCGtttttttatctccttccgaaGAGAAAAAACGGGGTTTTGACATTTACAAAGGATGGAATTAATGAGATCTGGGTTCACGCGTGCGGACAGTTACTTTTAAcacgctacaatttacgaggcgcgacCATTTACTCCAGGTAGCTTTATGTCTCCTTCATCCAATGGCGAGGCGTGGATCTGACGGCTAGCATTTTTCCTCGAATTCTTGAGCAAGAGtggttttctctttctctctcttgctaTATAAAGCGCTGGAGAAGcccatcttttcttttttatctgcATATCAGAAGTCCAGAGaactccagagaactccagcgCCCAGAAATCTACGAGCACTTCCGTTCTTCAAATTTCCACAACCGTTTTCACGAAGCGTCCTTCCTAGAAGAGATTTTCAAGCATCTCACTGCTCGTTTGTGAAGATACTCGTAAGTTCCGTTCGTTTCGTTGCTTCGAATTTCTCCTCGGATTTCACTTTTCTCCTCGGTTTTTATTTCCGTCCCTCCAGTTCaacttagatgggtagattcaaagACCTAGTAGACACTCCGGCTGCCATagaggcctttagggcaaagTACCACATCCCGCAGGGGGTGGTTTTGCGGTACTGTCCCCCAGAAGGAGTATTGATAGATAGAGACATGGGTGAAGTGTTCATTcctatgattgcctttataCAAGGAagaatgacacttcccatgcgtaggattacccgAGACTACTTGTTCCACCATAGGTTGACACCACATCAGTGcgctccaaacatgttcaggGTATTAGGCTGCATAGATGTCTTGAACGAGCGGATGGGTCTAGGCCTGACCTGGCATGATGTGGTTCACATGTACGAGTGCTACTACGTCGAGAAGGGAGGGTATTACCTTAAACCTCGATCCGAGGTGGTTAGGCTAATCTCCTGCCTCcccatatccaataagactatGAAAAATGACTTCCTCATTGCCTCAGAAAAATGGAGCGATGgttttcattgtccaactcgggcaagAATTCCAGGTGCGGCGCCTTTAGGGCCAATCCTTTAGGAAGGGGGCTTAGCTGTTCGgattcactcttttttttttgcttaagaCATAAATTTTATACTTTGACTCTAATCTCCTTCTCGGCTGTATTGCAGATAGAACTCTGGTTGCCCCCAAGCTGAGCCATGTGAACGTTCAGACATTGAACTATCTTCTAAGGTCAGAAATCTACGTTGCCGAGGACGGGCAACTATGCGCTTGTCATTTGGTTTTGGGCTACCAACCACTAACCCGTTCCTTCCAAGCCATTGGCCATGCCATAAGAGCTAGTAGTCCAAGGTTGGCTACGATTGACGTATCCAAGCCCAAGTTTTAGGCCCGAGAAGATCTCAAGCCAGTCGTGTTACCTGGTGTTCGGAATCCTCCACCAGCCGCGCAATTATCTCCGCCAGACAACCTTGAAGTTGCTGCGCCAGTTGAAGGAGAgactgaatcatctcgtctttctctTGAGGAGGAGATAGAAAAGTTCTATTTTGAAGTGGAGGTTTATAAAGCCCTCTTGATTGAGCTTTCAGACCCTAAAGGAGAGTAGGATCGAACTCCGTGGACGGCGCTTCGATTATTATAGCCTGCTCGGACGACTCTTCAGACGAGGAGGTAGACAATATGGCTGGCAAAGGAAAAACCTTAAGAGAATTGATGTCCTCCCGAGGAAAAGGTCAATCTTCGAAGGTGCCTGCTCAGTCGCAGGCCCAGGACCTTCCTCCAGTTGCTCCTTAGGTTCCTTCTAACCTTGGCCTCAAGGTTAACCCgaacctaaaaaagaaaaggccggCTGAAATCCCTAAGGAGGGCGAGATGGTGCCCCGCCAGggcaagcagcaaaaaaccaccagggggcaaaagaataaaagggcTTCCTCCATGGAGAGCCGAGACGAGGAGAACCGGGCTGAAGTGGGTGCTCAACCGCGCACTTGGGGCCCaaagttggagctggatggggttgcTATCCCTTACACTGCATCGGTCCGAGAATACAACAGGGGCCGAGCAGGATACATAGCTGAGGCTTTGGAGCAGCCAGTACTCCtccctcgggatatggaggcctaCAAGaggttctctcagcccgagcTCTTTCTATCCCTTAAGAGGGACCTTGCAATGGTAAGTCACTCTTTTACCCTTTCGTTAAATCATTAGACATTGTTGCATTCTAagtcaatttttgttttgttggcagATCACTCAGCAGGTGTTTGTGGCTGAGGAGTTCTGCCGCAGCAACCGCAGCTTAGCTGAAGCTGAGGCTCAATCTCAGACAGAGGTGGAGAAAACCATGGGGTCCCTCAAGCAAGAGAACTTTGAACTTGCGGAGAAGTTCAAAGAGGCGGAGAAAAAGCGCCGGAGTGCTGAGGCCGGCTTGAAGAACGCTTAAACCCAAGCGGAGGACCAGCGCCAACAATTGTACGTGACCGAGACCAGACTGGCCACTAAAAAACAAACAGTGGTGGATCTCAGGGCCACATTACAAAAAGCTGAGGAAGAGGTCCAGCGGGATAAAGAAGAGGTTCAGCTAGCTAGGGAAGTAGCCGAGGCTGAGAAGAAGGCTGCTTATCAACTCAGGGTTGGAGAGACTGAAGCCAAGCTCTCCGAGGAAATTCCGGAGATGTGTAGGGATTAttgcagcatctcatgggctcatgcccttgatgctgcaggaaTTCCTGCAGACTCGGCACTGAGGTTGCCCGGGAATGTCTTCTTTCCGCcggagatccgagagaatcctgatgGCGCTCCTAAAGTTTCTGAGCAGGCCGTGGCTATTCCTGATGCCATCCCTCTGCTTGATAAAGCCAAGGATCCTGCCAAAGAGTCTATCTCCGAGGTTCCTCCTCCCCAACCAGAGCAGAAAGAGAATCCTCCTACTGATGCTTAgattttaggtttttaattattgtatttttttttttaatgagagttgtcttattttttttcttttgtaaagacCTCTCTTTGTATTGACCTCGGCTTATTAATATAGAACggtctcttcttttttcttttttctttttttattctcttctgATGTTTACTAACACCGTTCCTCTATTTAACATTCGCAACAATATAAACGAATATGAACGAATAAGAAAGAGGAATGCCATGCAACGAATTTGAATGATAGTTGTAATAATGCTAAACTTTGCACGTACCTTGAAATTGCACAAAAGTtctaagttattaatttcccctaagtttgtggtccgaggagccatgcaagacttagggtctgtttaaaacttgtagagacgccttaagttgttaatttcccctaagtctgtggtccgaggagccatgtaggacttaggttctatttaaaacttgtagagacgccttaagttgttaattttccctaagtctgtggtctgaggagccatgcaggacttaggttctgtttcaAACTTGTAGAGACGCcttaagttgttaatttcccctaactCTGTGGTCcaaagagccatgcaggacttaggttctgtttaaaacttggatagatgtcataagttgttaatttcctctaagtctgtgatccgaggagccatgcaggacttaggttctgtttaaaacttatacaGACGCcttaagttgttaatttcccctaagtctgtggttcgaggagccacgcaAGACTTAGGTTCCGTTTAAAAcatggatagatgccataagttattaatttcccctaagtctgtggtccgaggagccatgaaggacttaggttctgtttaaaacttgtagagacgccttaagttgttaatttcccctaagtccgtggttcgaggagccatgcaagacttaggttccgtttaaaacttggatagatgccataagttattaatttcccctaagtctatggtccgaggagccatgcaggacttaggttctgtttaaaacttgtagagacgccttaagttgttaatttcccctaagtctatgatccgaagagccatgcaagacttaggttttgtttaaaacttgtagagacgccttaagttgttaatttcccctaagtctgtggttcgaggaaccaTGCAGGACtttggttctgtttaaaacttggatagatgccataagttattaatttcccctaagtctgtggtccgtggagccatgcaggacttaggttctgtttaaaatttgGATAGATGCCACTGGACTAATAGGTGTGCGATGATCATGGAACAAAACATAGGCAGAActactttcattaataataatatcttcttaaattatttacattccatgggcgaggtacagttttttcatctatGTCTTCTAGGTAATAAGCACATATTCCGACCACGGATgtgatgcgatatggtccttcccaagtTGGTCCCAGCTTGCCCCTGGAGGGGTTTTTAGCACTGCCGAGAATCTTTCTCATCACGAGGTCGCCTGGACTCAAAGGTTGCAACTTTACATTTACGTCATATCCCTGCTTTAGCTTCTGGTGATAGCTGGGCATATGGATCATCGCTTTTTCCCATTTTTCCTCGGCTAAATCTAGACTTCTCCCCAATAACTCGTCATTATTGTCTGGGGTGAAGGTGTTAGACTTCAAGGTGGGGAAgctgttctcgattgggagtacggcctcggccccataagtcattgaaaagggagtTTCACCCATTgatcgtcgcggcgtcgtccgataggtccataaaaCATGTGggagctcttccacccatctcccctttgcctcatccaacctctttttaGTCCACTtactatgactttgttcacGGCCTCGGCTTTTCCATTTCCTTGAGGGTAGGCAAGAGTGGAATACCGGTTAATGATCCCAAACTCGCAGTAGTACTCCCTGAAGTtcttactatcaaattggagACCATTGTCCGAGATGAGTGTGTGTGGAGTTCCGAAGCGTGTAATAATGTTcttccaaatgaattttttggcatccacgtccctgatgttggccaaaggttcagcctccacccacttggtgaaataaTCAGTTTCGACTATTATATATCGCTTATTCCCTACTGCTTTGGGGAAAGGACTGACAATATCAAGGCCCCACTGAGCAAACGGCCAGGGGCTGGAGAAggggttaaggactcctccgggttggtggatatttggggcgaatctctggcactgatcacacttctttgcatattcttgggcctctctttgcatgttcaaccaccagtatccttgggtaagtgccctgtacgccagcgatctccctccggtgtgacttccacaaatcccctcatATAACTCTTCAAGCAAGGATTCAGATTCTACTGGGTGTATACATAACAGGTATGGCCCAGAATAGGACCGCAGGTATAGTTTGTGGTCTTCTGATaaccagaaccgaggagcattcctccgtatcttctcggcctccAGTTTTCCTTCTGGTAATGTATCGTCCTTGAGGAAGTTCActataggatccatccaactaggACTCTTTCTAACCTAATGGACCTGAGCTTTCTTTCCTCTAATGGAACTTGTCTGGCATAAATCCTCAACAAGGATTGTCCTGGGCAGGTCATGTGCAGAGGATGTGGCTAGAGTGGCTAGGGAATCCACATGTGTGTTCTCGCTTCTCGAAACATGCGTCAGGTTAAAGGATTCAAAGTCTGACTGCAAGCGTTTGACCCGGCCGAGATATTCCTGCATTCTAGCATCTCTAGCTTCtaactcacccatcacttggccAACGACCAATTTAGAGTTCTAGAACGCTTCCATTGCCCTTCCACCCAATTTTTGAACCATcatcatcccttgaagtaaggcttcgtactCGGCCTCGTTATTGGTAGCCAAGAACTCGAATCTTAGCGATTTCTCAATGGCAATGCCTTCAGGCGATATTAAAACTAGCCCAATTCCAGATCCTCTTTGGTTGGCCGCGCCATGAGGGGCTACAACTATGTATGCAAACAGTACCTCGTCTGCCTCAAGgctagacatgatgggtggtcgcgACAAGTATTCCTTAAGTTGGTGGAAGGCCCGGACACAATCCTCCGAccactcaaaccctttccatttaTTTATCAAGAGGTAGAAAGGTCGACATCGGTCCGCAgatcgtgatatgaaccggtttaatgcTGTGATCATGCCAGTAAGTTTCTGtacttcttttggattccgaggagcctgtaggctatTAATCGCTTTGATTTGATCTGGGCTTACCTCTATCCCTCTGTAAGTTACCATATAGCCTAGGAATCTCCCAAACCcaaccccgaatgaacatttggaagtaTTGAGCCGCAGCTTGTGCTCCCTTAAGATGTCAAAGATGATCTCCAGGTCCTGTATGTGCTCGGACACTATTTTGCTTTTTACTACCATATCGTTTATGTAGACTTCAATAATTTTGCCTAGCTGTGGTTCGAACATTCTGGTCATCACTCTTTGGTAAGTTGACCCTGCTTTCTTTAGTCCGTAGGGCATTACCTTGTAGTGATAGTTCCCGACGGGTGTCATGAACGCCATCTTCTCCTGATCCTCTGatgcaaggggtatctgatgatagccccggaaggcgtccaggaagctcattcaaGGGTGGCCTACAGTTGCATCCACTAGTCGGTCAATTCGAGGTAATGGGAATGGGTCTTTCGGGCATACCTtattcaagtctgtgaagtccacacagaCTCACCACTTCCCCGTTTTCTTTCTCACCACCACCGTATTTGCCAGCCATTCagggtaaaaaacttctttaatGGCTCCTCCCTTTTTCAGCTTCATCACTTCGTCTCTAACaacactagcatgttcctttgaggGACGTCGGGGTGGTTGCTTCTTTGGAATGGAAGATGGGTTAACATTCAAATGGTAACAAATAAGGCTAGGGTCAACCCCCGGGGCATCGtaagcgtcccatgcaaacacattgacatttcttctcaaaaacccgaccagttcctctttttcttgaggagGCAACTCGAAGCCAACCTGGAAAAATATCTCCGGGTTATTGTCAACGACAAACttttctaaactttcacaccttatctcatCGGCTGGCTCATTGACTTGCTCTGCCGAGGTGGCTGGTTGCTATAAGTTCTTagaggccgaggactcggcattgGACCGACGTGAGATGGCGGctaccatacactgcctggccaTGGCCTGATCTCCACGAATCTCTTCCACTTGGCCTCTGGACGAGTATTTTaccttttggtgaagtgtggaggataTAGCTTctagggcatggatccatggcctggctacTATCGCTGTGTAGGGCGAGTAGGCGTCGACCACGATAaagttcacctccaccacctctgacccagtctgtatgggtagtctgatctgcccttttggcgtGACAGTCTTCCCTTCGAAGCTGATAAGGGGAGAGTCATGAGCCGTCAAATCCTCCGGCCTCAGGTTCaaccccttgtatagatcagggtacattacctcTACTGCGCTATCCGGGTCTACCAGCACCCTTCTCACATCAAAGCCTCTGATTCTCAGCGTAACCACTaaagcatcgtcgtgaggttggatagttccccTCTTATCCTCGTCTGAGAATCCTAATATTAGCGAGCTTctctttttagaccttttaaaTTCTCTTCCCCCGTCCTCGGTAGAGAGCCGAGCCACAGACAGCACCCTGGAAGGAAATGACTCGGTTCTTCCTGGagcggcgaggatgacatgGATCGTTCCTGTGGGGGGTCTTAAGGATACATCTTTTCGAGGCTCTTGCATTGCCTAGCCCGGATGACCGCTTGAGGGGTGTaaaaggtgacgtaactttccttctcggaccaactgatctaggtaaGTACGGCCTGTATGAGGCCGGTACGGCcagtattttttccggtacgaaacagGGGGATCGAACATATCGGATTgctggccggtacggtatattctggccgtaccggccggtacagtACGGAATTAACTCCCTTGA
The Quercus lobata isolate SW786 chromosome 10, ValleyOak3.0 Primary Assembly, whole genome shotgun sequence DNA segment above includes these coding regions:
- the LOC115964824 gene encoding uncharacterized protein LOC115964824, encoding MVPRQGKQQKTTRGQKNKRASSMESRDEENRAEVGAQPRTWGPKLELDGVAIPYTASVREYNRGRAGYIAEALEQPVLLPRDMEAYKRFSQPELFLSLKRDLAMITQQVFVAEEFCRSNRSLAEAEAQSQTEVEKTMGSLKQENFELAEKFKEAEKKRRSAEAVVDLRATLQKAEEEVQRDKEEVQLAREVAEAEKKAAYQLRVGETEAKLSEEIPEMCRDYCSISWAHALDAAGIPADSALRLPGNVFFPPEIRENPDGAPKVSEQAVAIPDAIPLLDKAKDPAKESISEVPPPQPEQKENPPTDA